ACCGCTTCGGCGAGCTGGGTGAGTCTGACGACATCATGGAGCAGACCCAGGCCGGCATTCTGAACTTTGTTAACCAGTCTCCCGGTTTCACCGGGTCTCTGATTCCCGAAGCACAGATCTTTTTCATTCCGTATCTGATGCCGACTGACATGGACACGGTCATCAAGTTTTTCCGGGAAAGTGAAGCGATCAACAAAGATTTCCCTGAGCTCTATTCCGAGAAAGGCCTGGAGCTTCTGAAGATGTACCCGGAAGGGGAAATGGTTGTCACGGTAGACGAGCCGGTCACCAAGCCGGAAGACTTCAACAACAAGAAGATCCGGGTAATGACCAACCCGCTTCTGTCCGAGACCTACGCTGCTTTTGGCGCGACACCGACCCCGCTGCCATGGGGTGAGGTCTATGGCGCCCTGCAGACCAACATGATCCAGGGCCAGGAAAACCCGATCTTCTGGATCGAGTCTGGCGGACTTTACGAAGTATCGCCGAACCTGGTTTTCACCAGCCATGGCTGGTTCACCACTGCGATGATGGCCAATCAGGATTTCTACAGCGATCTGTCTGATGCAGACAAAAAGCTGGTTCAGGACGCATCGGATTATGCGTTTGAAGAAATCATCGATCACATCGACGGCCTCGCCGAAGAAGCCCTGGCGAAGATCCAGAAAGCCAGTGACGAAGTGACCGTTACCCGCTTGAACGATGAACAGATTGATGCTTTCAAGGCCCGTGCGCCTCAGGTGGAAGAGAAGTTCATCGAAATGACTGGTGAAAGCGGCAAGGAGCTGCTGAACCAGTTCAAAGAAGATCTGAAACAAGTTCAGAGCAACTGAACCTGAAGGAACAATTCCCGCCAGCGTATGCTGGCGGGAAGCTGTGCTAACCCCGCCCCGCCGGGGATTCCCACCGGCCGGGAGCGACATGCTCTGGAGCAGACCCCATGTCCGAGAATTCCCCGGATCTTGAAGATGATACCGGAACCTACGAGTCCGGCCTGCCCGGGTTCCTGGGGACCATTGATGAAGTCATAGCCAAGACAGAGGCCGTCATGCTGGCGGTTGGCGTCATCCTCATGGCTATCAATACATGCGTTAACGTTATTGCACGCTTTGTCTTCGGTGAAGGCCTGTTTTTCTCAGGTGAGATTAACCGGATTCTCATTATCCTGATTACCTTTGCAGGCATCGGCTACGCAGCCCGCCATGGTCGCCATATCCGTATGTCTGCAGTTTACGATGCGGTCCCGACCAAGGGGCGCAAAGCACTGATGATTTTCATCGCCCTGTTTACATCAGTGGTGATGTTCTTCCTCTGTTACCACTCCTATGGATACGTCGAAACCCTCTACAGCCGTGGGCGAATTCTCCCTGCGCTGGGTTTTGAAATCTGGTGGATTTACGTCTGGGCCCCGGTGGGCTTTGCGATCACTGGTATTCAGTATTTTCTCACGGCCATCAAAAACCTCACCAGCAAGGATGTTTACCTCTCCACCGGTGTGATTGACG
This Marinobacter salinus DNA region includes the following protein-coding sequences:
- the dctP gene encoding TRAP transporter substrate-binding protein DctP is translated as MSSMSKFRKLAGISAFAFVAMTAANSANADNWRYAHEEYEGDVQDVFAYKFKEYIEENSDHTLQIYRFGELGESDDIMEQTQAGILNFVNQSPGFTGSLIPEAQIFFIPYLMPTDMDTVIKFFRESEAINKDFPELYSEKGLELLKMYPEGEMVVTVDEPVTKPEDFNNKKIRVMTNPLLSETYAAFGATPTPLPWGEVYGALQTNMIQGQENPIFWIESGGLYEVSPNLVFTSHGWFTTAMMANQDFYSDLSDADKKLVQDASDYAFEEIIDHIDGLAEEALAKIQKASDEVTVTRLNDEQIDAFKARAPQVEEKFIEMTGESGKELLNQFKEDLKQVQSN
- a CDS encoding TRAP transporter small permease yields the protein MSENSPDLEDDTGTYESGLPGFLGTIDEVIAKTEAVMLAVGVILMAINTCVNVIARFVFGEGLFFSGEINRILIILITFAGIGYAARHGRHIRMSAVYDAVPTKGRKALMIFIALFTSVVMFFLCYHSYGYVETLYSRGRILPALGFEIWWIYVWAPVGFAITGIQYFLTAIKNLTSKDVYLSTGVIDGYADSESEV